The Pyrodictium delaneyi genome contains a region encoding:
- the sufB gene encoding Fe-S cluster assembly protein SufB translates to MAGVRPAPLREVLEARSVEELLGFQKPYPKEIEIRGRIERSLVEEISRVKKEPDWMRRLRLRALELFYKLPMPRWVIGIEEIDLEEIAAYVKPKAEKAESWEDLPGWMKEYYAKLGLPEAEARLLSGLTAVFDSEAVLNLVKKELQEKGVILLPMEEAVQRYPDLVKQYFGRVFPASDHKFAALHHALWSGGAFVYVPPGVRLTQPLEAFFFIGSELEGQFEHTLLIAGENSYIEFIEGCAAPMLKGFSFHDGMVEIYAHRGARVHFYTVQNWSRNIINFNNKRAIAEEGAHVEWLEGSIGSKITYTYPTTILRGRGASTRNVSVAIANGPYIKDTGGKVIHAAPDTRSVIISKSISSNGGLSVYRGLVRVNRGAYRSVSHVQCDSLILDERSKAYTYPRNEVDEPTAEVTHEASVGRLGEDQLFYMASRGLSEGEAKAMIVLGFIQDALKALPMELLGILSKVIELEFSEYGALG, encoded by the coding sequence ATGGCTGGTGTACGTCCCGCGCCTCTAAGGGAGGTGCTCGAAGCTCGTAGTGTTGAGGAGCTGCTGGGCTTCCAGAAGCCCTACCCCAAGGAGATAGAGATACGGGGCCGCATCGAGAGGAGCCTCGTGGAGGAAATATCCCGGGTCAAGAAGGAGCCCGACTGGATGCGCCGCCTAAGGCTCCGCGCCCTGGAGCTATTCTACAAGCTGCCTATGCCCCGCTGGGTTATCGGGATCGAGGAGATAGACCTGGAGGAGATAGCAGCCTACGTGAAGCCTAAGGCGGAGAAGGCGGAGAGCTGGGAGGACCTCCCAGGCTGGATGAAGGAGTACTACGCGAAGCTCGGGCTCCCAGAAGCAGAGGCGAGGCTGCTATCAGGGCTCACGGCTGTCTTCGACAGTGAGGCTGTGCTCAACCTGGTGAAGAAGGAGCTCCAGGAGAAGGGCGTGATACTGCTCCCGATGGAGGAGGCTGTGCAACGCTACCCCGACCTGGTTAAGCAGTACTTTGGCCGGGTCTTCCCCGCATCTGACCACAAGTTCGCCGCGCTACACCACGCGCTATGGAGTGGCGGCGCCTTCGTCTACGTGCCGCCCGGTGTTAGGCTCACCCAGCCCCTAGAGGCCTTCTTCTTCATAGGCAGCGAGCTAGAGGGCCAGTTCGAGCACACGCTCCTCATAGCGGGCGAGAACAGCTACATAGAGTTCATAGAGGGCTGCGCCGCCCCCATGCTCAAGGGGTTCAGCTTCCACGACGGCATGGTGGAGATCTACGCGCACCGTGGCGCCCGGGTGCACTTCTACACAGTGCAGAACTGGAGCAGGAACATCATAAACTTCAACAATAAGCGCGCCATAGCCGAAGAGGGTGCGCACGTGGAGTGGCTAGAGGGTAGCATTGGGAGCAAGATAACATACACCTATCCGACGACCATACTCCGTGGCCGCGGCGCCTCGACGCGCAACGTCTCCGTAGCCATAGCCAATGGACCCTACATAAAGGATACTGGGGGTAAGGTGATACACGCTGCGCCCGACACGAGGAGCGTCATAATCTCGAAGAGCATATCCAGCAACGGCGGCCTCTCCGTCTACCGGGGCCTAGTCAGAGTAAACCGTGGCGCCTACCGCAGTGTGAGCCACGTACAGTGCGACAGCCTGATCCTGGATGAGCGGAGCAAGGCCTACACCTATCCCCGGAACGAGGTCGACGAGCCTACTGCTGAGGTGACGCACGAGGCTAGCGTAGGCAGGCTAGGTGAGGACCAGCTATTCTACATGGCTAGCCGTGGCCTAAGCGAGGGCGAAGCCAAGGCCATGATAGTGCTCGGCTTCATCCAGGACGCGCTAAAGGCGCTGCCCATGGAGCTGCTCGGTATACTCTCCAAGGTGATCGAGCTAGAGTTCAGCGAGTACGGCGCCCTAGGCTAG
- a CDS encoding ABC transporter ATP-binding protein, with amino-acid sequence MEGITVQGLTKRYGEVVALDSVSFSIGRGSILGTIGPNGAGKTTLIRILSCLLRPDSGYATIHGHRIPPCRDSVKRLFALLPQEARAHFYTLTPLEYIYHYLRMRGYPREEARARAREAVEEFGIHYHDRMVLTLSGGMVRKMLLAMVLSADVPVYYLDEPTVGLDVENRLKLWDILRRRAKAGSTILVTSHYLNEISSICDKVLLIKDGRVAAFGEPEELGRRYLSGFYSKIVVLGEYSSSEHMVRR; translated from the coding sequence GTGGAGGGGATAACAGTCCAAGGCCTCACAAAGAGGTACGGGGAGGTCGTAGCACTCGACTCGGTAAGCTTCTCCATAGGCAGAGGCAGCATCCTAGGGACAATCGGCCCCAATGGGGCCGGTAAGACAACACTCATCAGGATACTCAGCTGCCTACTCCGGCCCGACAGCGGCTACGCTACGATCCATGGCCACCGGATCCCGCCGTGCCGCGATAGCGTGAAGAGGCTCTTCGCGCTCCTACCCCAGGAGGCAAGGGCACACTTCTATACACTAACGCCCCTCGAGTACATATACCACTATCTCCGCATGAGGGGCTACCCGAGAGAGGAGGCAAGAGCCCGGGCCAGGGAGGCGGTCGAGGAGTTCGGGATACACTACCATGATAGGATGGTGTTGACGCTCTCCGGCGGGATGGTCAGGAAGATGCTCCTCGCCATGGTTCTCTCGGCTGACGTCCCTGTCTACTACCTAGACGAGCCGACCGTAGGCCTGGATGTCGAGAACAGGCTGAAGCTCTGGGACATACTAAGGAGGAGGGCCAAAGCAGGCTCCACCATACTGGTGACGAGCCACTATCTGAACGAGATATCCAGTATCTGCGACAAGGTACTCCTAATCAAGGATGGCCGGGTCGCCGCGTTTGGGGAGCCTGAGGAGCTTGGGCGGCGCTATCTCTCCGGCTTCTACTCGAAGATAGTAGTGCTGGGCGAGTACTCGAGCAGCGAGCACATGGTGAGGAGGTAG
- a CDS encoding YbhB/YbcL family Raf kinase inhibitor-like protein has protein sequence MILFRRHRDYLVRNGPQFTLISPAFNDGERIPQRYTCDGEDVSPPLEWSGAPASTASYALIVYDPDAPRGTFIHWVIYDIPRELAALPEGVPRDPVVEGLGLQGRNDFGKLGYGGPCPPHGDRPHRYVFALHALDIETLGLEPGARADDVLEHIKGHVIGYAVLTGTYSR, from the coding sequence ATGATCCTATTCCGCCGTCACCGGGACTACCTGGTGAGAAATGGCCCTCAGTTCACCCTCATCTCGCCCGCCTTCAACGACGGCGAGAGAATACCTCAACGTTATACTTGCGACGGGGAGGACGTCTCGCCGCCTCTTGAGTGGAGCGGAGCCCCTGCCTCTACAGCTAGCTACGCCCTCATAGTCTATGATCCCGATGCGCCCCGGGGCACCTTCATACACTGGGTCATCTACGACATTCCCCGCGAACTAGCCGCGCTCCCGGAGGGTGTTCCCAGGGACCCGGTCGTCGAGGGCCTCGGGCTCCAGGGCCGCAACGACTTCGGCAAGCTCGGCTACGGCGGGCCATGTCCGCCCCATGGAGACCGTCCGCACCGCTACGTGTTCGCCCTCCACGCGCTCGATATAGAGACTCTCGGTCTAGAGCCCGGAGCCCGGGCAGACGATGTACTCGAACACATCAAGGGCCATGTCATAGGCTACGCTGTGCTAACCGGCACCTACTCTAGATAG
- a CDS encoding SufB/SufD family protein translates to MARLEQVKGGLDELKRRARELLDKLPWQHIADSPTTKYYTDWKLFEKQLAEARQDEGRAPVQERQLEGYDATIGPCTGGTVGNGLQVYRLEEAPSELAKIFASMLQVDETRLTAAHYAFLEEAYVLEIREPGVYRVAVCRPQSAWGSSHLVVAVEPGVEAALLLDVLPAGGGSTAVELVVGENSGLELLTVARPPEGTAHALLERRLVLEGAWLRSATIALGSAMHRVEEKTLLAKGASLVHRGAGVAVGSQRLDYIADTIHQGTRSRSSVRVYGFALDESMVAARGVASIRETAQGSSASFDVEVLILGQRARGYTMPLMEIDTGDVEHASHHAAQYRVSREQLFYMQSRGLSEAEALELLLAERLRTTAQHLEKLAEKSERIVEEILARLS, encoded by the coding sequence ATGGCTAGGTTAGAGCAGGTAAAAGGAGGCCTAGACGAGCTGAAGCGCCGGGCCCGAGAGCTGCTCGACAAGCTACCCTGGCAGCACATAGCAGACTCGCCTACTACCAAGTACTATACCGACTGGAAGCTGTTCGAGAAGCAGCTAGCAGAAGCCCGCCAGGACGAGGGCAGAGCGCCTGTACAGGAGCGCCAGCTAGAGGGCTACGATGCCACGATAGGCCCGTGCACCGGGGGCACGGTGGGTAATGGTCTCCAGGTGTATAGGCTGGAGGAGGCGCCCAGCGAGCTAGCCAAGATCTTCGCCTCGATGCTACAGGTGGACGAGACCCGGCTTACTGCTGCCCACTACGCGTTCCTAGAAGAGGCCTATGTGCTCGAGATACGGGAGCCCGGGGTCTACCGTGTAGCAGTCTGTAGGCCCCAGAGCGCCTGGGGTAGCAGCCACCTCGTAGTAGCAGTCGAGCCCGGTGTAGAGGCCGCGCTGCTGCTCGACGTGCTGCCGGCCGGAGGCGGCTCAACAGCGGTAGAGCTGGTCGTGGGCGAGAACTCGGGCCTAGAGTTGCTAACCGTGGCCAGGCCCCCGGAAGGCACGGCGCACGCACTTCTCGAGCGCCGCCTAGTCCTGGAGGGCGCCTGGCTCCGCTCGGCCACCATAGCCCTGGGCTCGGCCATGCACCGTGTCGAGGAGAAGACCCTACTAGCGAAGGGCGCTAGCCTAGTGCACCGTGGCGCCGGAGTAGCAGTTGGAAGCCAGAGGCTGGACTACATAGCGGACACGATACACCAGGGCACTCGGAGCAGGAGCAGCGTGAGGGTATACGGGTTCGCGCTCGACGAGAGCATGGTCGCGGCACGGGGAGTGGCAAGCATCCGCGAGACGGCGCAGGGCAGTAGTGCTAGCTTCGACGTCGAGGTGCTGATACTAGGCCAGCGCGCCCGGGGCTACACAATGCCCCTCATGGAGATAGATACCGGGGACGTAGAGCACGCGAGCCATCATGCTGCCCAGTATCGGGTCTCCCGCGAGCAGCTCTTCTACATGCAGAGCCGCGGGCTAAGCGAGGCCGAGGCCCTGGAGCTGCTGCTCGCAGAGAGGCTCCGTACAACAGCCCAGCACCTCGAGAAGCTCGCCGAGAAATCTGAGAGAATTGTGGAGGAGATACTGGCCCGTCTATCCTAG
- the arcC gene encoding carbamate kinase, whose amino-acid sequence MDRLVVVALGGNAFARKGERLSSQWRNVRIAAEAVAELVERGYRVVVTHGNGPQVGMLLEWMYKASRGSSEPLSMDVAVAMTQGWLGYMLQQAIGNALKERGLPRRVAAIVTQVLVRRDDPAFREPSKPIGPYYTRDEAERLAVETGWVFKQDPRGGYRRVVPSPRPAMVVELEAVKALLGAGYVVIAAGGGGVPVVQSNNWLHGLEAVVDKDYASSLLARTLEAYALLILTDVPYVYIDYGKPGQKPLEKLTASEARRLIAEGQFPPGSMGPKVEAAVEFVEARARAGCTDCYAAIGRLEDAALIAEGKKGTVIVPG is encoded by the coding sequence ATGGACAGGCTAGTCGTAGTAGCCCTTGGGGGTAATGCATTTGCGAGAAAGGGAGAAAGGCTTAGCAGTCAATGGCGCAACGTGAGGATAGCTGCTGAGGCTGTGGCAGAGCTCGTCGAGAGAGGGTATAGAGTGGTAGTGACTCACGGTAATGGCCCGCAAGTGGGTATGCTTCTAGAGTGGATGTACAAGGCTTCTCGTGGCTCCTCAGAGCCGCTTTCTATGGATGTGGCTGTGGCTATGACGCAGGGCTGGTTAGGCTACATGCTTCAACAGGCCATAGGTAATGCGCTGAAGGAGCGCGGCCTACCCCGCCGTGTAGCTGCCATCGTTACCCAGGTGCTTGTGCGCCGCGATGACCCAGCGTTCCGGGAGCCGAGCAAGCCCATAGGCCCCTACTACACCCGTGACGAGGCCGAGCGCCTCGCCGTGGAGACGGGCTGGGTGTTCAAGCAAGATCCCCGGGGTGGTTACCGTCGCGTAGTCCCCAGCCCGCGGCCCGCCATGGTGGTAGAGCTGGAGGCTGTCAAGGCGTTGCTCGGAGCCGGCTACGTGGTGATAGCTGCTGGAGGCGGCGGTGTGCCCGTAGTACAGAGCAACAACTGGCTCCACGGCCTAGAGGCGGTCGTGGATAAGGACTATGCCTCAAGCCTGCTAGCCCGGACCCTTGAGGCATATGCGCTCCTCATACTCACCGACGTACCATACGTCTACATTGACTATGGCAAGCCAGGCCAAAAACCCCTAGAGAAGCTGACAGCTAGCGAAGCCCGGCGCCTCATAGCCGAGGGACAGTTTCCACCGGGCAGCATGGGTCCTAAAGTGGAGGCGGCTGTAGAGTTTGTAGAAGCGCGTGCAAGGGCTGGCTGCACGGATTGCTATGCCGCTATAGGCCGGCTAGAGGACGCGGCCCTCATAGCCGAGGGGAAGAAAGGCACAGTAATAGTGCCCGGCTAG
- a CDS encoding amidohydrolase, with product MGGEPLLLRCRLLLPCAGCSPLRDTIVYAEDGRILYIGDRPPSGAKSGIVIDCPRYGVALPCFYNAHTHVAMTLLRGFHDDSELHEWLARMWFVEKRLTPETIYHASRLAVIEMISTGTCGFIDMYFEPEATAKAAREHGVRARLGPVIMGDVDPYRAVEEARRFARSLEGDPLLGGVINVHSVYAAPLEAVAEGYRAAEELGVPFHIHVSETRREVYEARKKHGKFPVELLESLGALGPRSVLVHAGWIASWELDAVRRARATLVHCPTSNMKLATAGHFPLYEAMEKGINVALGTDGPASNNSLDMLREAKTGLLLQRHSYWDTRVKASHLLEAATRGGARAMGLDRGGAIEPGAPADITVLDLSRPWSLPLRPDNLASAILYAATGGDTLYTIVAGNPVYTPENRARLWSLAEQSAQELNRFLEDIGPGRDPTPPCSPRNACKPG from the coding sequence TTGGGCGGGGAGCCGCTCCTACTACGATGCCGCCTACTACTCCCCTGCGCGGGGTGCAGCCCCCTCCGCGACACTATCGTCTACGCCGAGGACGGCAGGATACTGTACATCGGCGACCGGCCCCCGAGCGGCGCCAAGTCCGGGATAGTCATTGATTGTCCACGCTACGGTGTCGCGCTGCCCTGCTTCTACAATGCGCACACCCACGTGGCTATGACGCTGCTCCGCGGCTTTCACGACGACAGCGAGCTACACGAGTGGCTCGCAAGGATGTGGTTCGTGGAGAAGCGGCTCACGCCGGAGACCATCTACCACGCGTCGAGGCTAGCAGTCATCGAGATGATCTCGACGGGTACCTGTGGCTTCATAGACATGTACTTCGAGCCCGAGGCCACGGCCAAGGCTGCCCGGGAGCACGGTGTACGCGCACGGCTAGGCCCCGTGATAATGGGCGACGTGGACCCCTACCGGGCGGTGGAGGAGGCCAGGCGGTTCGCCCGGAGCCTAGAAGGCGACCCCCTCCTCGGGGGCGTGATCAACGTCCACAGCGTCTACGCGGCGCCCCTCGAGGCCGTCGCGGAGGGCTACCGGGCCGCAGAGGAGCTGGGGGTGCCCTTCCACATACACGTCTCCGAGACCAGGAGAGAGGTCTACGAGGCCCGGAAGAAGCACGGAAAGTTCCCCGTCGAGCTCCTAGAGAGCCTGGGCGCCCTCGGGCCCCGCTCGGTACTAGTCCACGCCGGGTGGATAGCGAGCTGGGAGCTAGACGCCGTCCGCCGGGCCAGGGCCACCCTAGTACACTGCCCTACAAGCAACATGAAGCTGGCCACAGCTGGCCATTTCCCCCTATACGAGGCAATGGAAAAGGGGATAAACGTCGCCCTCGGCACCGACGGGCCAGCCTCAAACAACAGCCTGGACATGCTGAGGGAGGCCAAGACGGGGCTGCTACTGCAGAGGCACAGCTACTGGGACACACGGGTCAAGGCCAGCCATCTCCTAGAAGCAGCGACCCGGGGAGGAGCCCGCGCCATGGGCCTAGACCGCGGAGGAGCCATCGAGCCCGGAGCCCCCGCGGACATCACCGTGCTGGACCTCTCCAGGCCCTGGAGCCTCCCCCTCCGCCCAGACAACCTCGCCTCAGCCATACTATACGCCGCAACCGGGGGCGACACGCTATACACCATAGTAGCCGGCAACCCGGTCTACACACCCGAGAACCGGGCCAGGCTCTGGAGCCTCGCAGAACAGAGCGCCCAAGAGCTAAACAGGTTCCTAGAAGACATAGGCCCAGGGAGAGACCCCACACCACCATGCAGCCCACGAAACGCGTGCAAACCAGGCTAG
- the sufC gene encoding Fe-S cluster assembly ATPase SufC: MALEARDLVAGPEGKTILRGVNIKVPPGSVVALMGPNGSGKTTLAYTLMGHPRYRVERGEVLLDGELVTNLPPHERARRGLMLGFQNPVEIPGVRFINFIAAAYNRRFGIEERLIGMPRPELLKQARELAGKLGLRPEMLQREVNVGFSGGERKRAEMLQLLLLRPRYVILDEPDSGLDVDGVRIIADAIRELVEQGAGVLVITHYARILQFVEPSHVVVLVDGRVVDEGGPELARRIEREGYQAYMGDGGQER, translated from the coding sequence TTGGCGCTGGAAGCTAGAGACCTGGTGGCAGGCCCCGAGGGCAAGACTATACTCCGTGGGGTAAATATCAAGGTTCCCCCGGGCAGCGTAGTAGCGCTCATGGGGCCGAATGGTAGCGGCAAGACCACGCTAGCCTATACGCTGATGGGTCATCCGCGTTACCGTGTTGAGCGCGGCGAGGTGTTGCTGGACGGTGAACTTGTCACCAACCTTCCCCCGCATGAGAGGGCTCGGCGCGGCCTAATGCTCGGCTTCCAGAACCCTGTCGAGATACCAGGTGTCCGGTTCATCAACTTCATAGCAGCTGCGTATAACCGGCGTTTCGGTATCGAGGAGCGGCTAATAGGTATGCCGCGGCCTGAGCTGCTTAAGCAGGCCAGGGAGCTGGCTGGGAAGCTAGGGCTTCGCCCCGAAATGCTGCAGAGAGAGGTGAATGTGGGCTTCAGTGGCGGCGAGCGGAAGAGGGCCGAGATGCTTCAGCTCCTCCTACTCCGTCCCCGCTACGTTATCCTTGACGAGCCGGACAGCGGCCTCGACGTGGACGGTGTCCGCATCATAGCCGATGCTATCCGTGAGCTAGTGGAACAGGGAGCAGGTGTACTCGTGATAACGCATTACGCGAGGATTCTCCAGTTCGTCGAGCCCAGCCACGTAGTGGTGCTCGTCGACGGCCGTGTGGTGGACGAGGGCGGTCCAGAGCTGGCTAGGCGGATCGAGCGGGAAGGCTACCAGGCCTACATGGGGGACGGGGGGCAGGAGAGGTGA
- a CDS encoding biotin transporter BioY: MASLLARAAAAVSGGRLEDDLVRVEGLMLRPGRALLLSLAETVAGVGLLAVSARTSFTLPGIPVPFTLQTLALTLVITLLGPRAWRTVAAYIAAGLLGAPVFAMGSGPGYIASPSFGYLLGFLLAAAVAGRLSRPSTRRGLLRGALLVLPLVYLPGALWLAAWLAAVKGLAAAEALRAALWSGVLVFIPWDVLKAAVAAQASHKLLKHIYKTQQ; encoded by the coding sequence GTGGCGAGCCTGCTAGCCAGGGCAGCAGCGGCGGTGTCGGGAGGCCGCCTCGAGGACGACCTAGTACGCGTAGAGGGCCTCATGCTGCGGCCCGGCCGGGCCCTCCTACTATCCCTCGCAGAGACCGTGGCAGGAGTTGGGCTTCTGGCCGTCTCAGCTCGCACGTCCTTCACACTGCCCGGCATCCCCGTGCCGTTCACCCTCCAGACCCTGGCACTGACGCTAGTCATAACGCTCCTCGGCCCACGGGCATGGAGGACCGTAGCAGCCTACATCGCCGCGGGCCTCCTAGGGGCGCCGGTATTCGCCATGGGCAGCGGCCCCGGCTACATCGCCTCGCCCAGCTTCGGCTACCTCCTAGGCTTCCTCCTAGCAGCAGCCGTAGCCGGCAGGCTATCGCGCCCCTCCACCCGCCGGGGCCTCCTACGAGGCGCCCTCCTAGTACTGCCACTAGTCTACCTCCCCGGAGCCCTATGGCTAGCAGCATGGCTAGCAGCCGTCAAGGGGCTGGCAGCCGCGGAGGCGCTACGGGCCGCGCTATGGAGCGGCGTACTAGTCTTCATACCCTGGGACGTCCTCAAGGCGGCTGTGGCGGCCCAGGCTTCGCACAAGCTCCTAAAACACATATACAAGACACAGCAATAA
- a CDS encoding type II toxin-antitoxin system VapC family toxin: protein MICLDTNILYNYMFKTELTEKARNILKSYAHEDFAITTTVLNEFIYIALAKVTGKRGHALRRYVKARGYPDEIMDKIITAFEQLEIAVLPDVTDPKLVLETARSYRLLPADAMIALTCRHHRIDVIATFDEDFKRVPWLKVVP, encoded by the coding sequence GTGATATGCCTTGATACGAACATTCTCTACAACTACATGTTCAAGACCGAGCTCACAGAGAAAGCCAGGAACATCCTTAAAAGCTACGCTCATGAGGATTTCGCGATCACAACTACAGTCCTCAACGAGTTCATATATATCGCCCTTGCGAAGGTAACAGGCAAGAGAGGGCACGCGCTGAGGAGGTACGTAAAGGCGAGAGGATATCCAGACGAGATAATGGATAAGATCATCACTGCCTTCGAACAGCTAGAAATAGCAGTGCTACCAGATGTAACGGATCCAAAGCTAGTCCTGGAAACGGCTAGAAGTTATCGACTCCTGCCAGCAGACGCGATGATAGCCCTAACATGCAGGCATCATAGGATAGACGTAATCGCGACATTCGACGAGGATTTCAAGAGGGTACCCTGGCTGAAAGTAGTGCCCTAG
- a CDS encoding MogA/MoaB family molybdenum cofactor biosynthesis protein, whose translation MARWGLVVTSDRVKEHPEQDETTPMLRRLLGEHGHELVYTAIAGNDPVEILYHIAAALHEGAEVVLVTGGTGPNPRDISADLVSRICDRVLPGVGEEFRRRSLEEGVANAVLSRALACSFRDRLLAVSPGNPGAARLMAELLLEVVDHALHQLRGHRHEHHKHHTHNHGKTCRH comes from the coding sequence ATGGCTCGCTGGGGCCTAGTCGTCACGAGCGACCGGGTCAAGGAGCACCCGGAGCAGGACGAAACGACCCCCATGCTGAGGAGACTCCTCGGGGAGCACGGCCACGAGCTAGTCTACACCGCTATCGCGGGGAACGACCCTGTCGAGATACTCTACCACATCGCGGCGGCGCTGCATGAGGGCGCAGAGGTAGTGCTCGTCACTGGCGGCACGGGGCCTAATCCCCGCGACATCTCGGCCGACCTGGTCTCGAGGATCTGTGACCGGGTGCTACCCGGCGTGGGGGAGGAGTTCCGCCGCCGCAGCCTAGAGGAGGGTGTGGCGAACGCCGTGCTTAGCCGCGCGCTCGCCTGTAGCTTCCGCGACCGCCTGCTAGCGGTGAGCCCCGGTAACCCAGGGGCTGCGCGGCTAATGGCAGAACTGCTGCTAGAGGTCGTGGATCATGCGCTTCACCAGCTCCGCGGACACCGCCACGAGCACCACAAGCACCACACCCACAACCACGGGAAGACATGTAGACATTAG
- a CDS encoding DUF2250 domain-containing protein — protein MRRIQGKTVPKNTATSSVKPWIKVRAKSNEVRRHGQYYELTKEGKRVTKEIKNLLEEIAGKCSDKGHKIAMLSALKPLHVYILFHLRKACSDYAKSIARVLRMPIEDIVLALDHLEQLGLVERVHGSAIKRTEAKLKLSYGVRKHHTYYKLSREGEMILRSMKQRNLFEKYLTLLTGCSKAGKLLLLLREAGHEHVVTIARILSMKVDETQCLIDKLIELGLIAETKPKVLKMKHRKAKPKKETRCLHKYYRLTRLGELITRYMRENKLIN, from the coding sequence GTGAGAAGAATACAAGGAAAAACAGTACCAAAGAATACTGCGACGTCGAGCGTAAAGCCTTGGATCAAAGTTAGGGCGAAGTCAAACGAAGTCCGAAGACACGGGCAATACTATGAACTAACTAAGGAGGGAAAAAGAGTAACCAAAGAAATCAAGAACCTACTAGAAGAAATAGCAGGCAAGTGTAGCGATAAAGGACATAAGATAGCCATGTTGTCGGCACTAAAACCCCTACACGTTTACATCCTCTTCCATCTAAGGAAGGCGTGTTCTGACTACGCGAAGTCAATTGCAAGGGTGTTGAGGATGCCCATTGAAGATATCGTACTAGCGCTTGACCACTTAGAACAGCTAGGACTAGTAGAGAGGGTACACGGTTCAGCTATCAAACGTACAGAGGCTAAACTCAAGCTGAGTTACGGGGTAAGAAAACACCATACATACTACAAGTTGTCAAGAGAAGGAGAAATGATCCTAAGAAGTATGAAACAACGTAACTTATTTGAGAAATATTTAACATTATTAACCGGGTGTAGTAAGGCTGGCAAGCTGCTGTTACTGCTCAGGGAGGCAGGACACGAACATGTGGTAACTATTGCACGTATACTGTCGATGAAAGTTGATGAGACGCAGTGTCTAATAGATAAGCTTATAGAGTTGGGACTTATAGCTGAGACCAAGCCTAAGGTATTGAAGATGAAGCATAGAAAGGCTAAGCCTAAGAAAGAGACTAGATGCTTACATAAGTATTATAGGCTTACTAGGTTAGGTGAATTAATTACACGTTATATGCGTGAAAATAAGTTAATAAACTAG
- a CDS encoding sulfite exporter TauE/SafE family protein: MEAASQLGHHSGSLGGLVAGFSLGLTGGGGSALGVPLLVYIVGLSPHHAVGASLVAVGVISLISSVRYMRQGYVVYRIGLVMAAASLAGVYLGSYLNSYVEGPLLLVLFALLMIAIAARMLLRSNAEINNEAYTTAPSRASRIDYGRILLLGFITGVASGFFGAGGGFLIVPALVCGAGLEMREAIGTSLFIIFVNGVAGLVSYYAQGRPMDPFVTALFTLGGSIGGIFGSSLAAKVPGKTLRMAFSILLIFVAVYMIVTNIHAVLYQ, translated from the coding sequence GTGGAGGCGGCCAGCCAGCTTGGACACCATTCTGGCTCTCTTGGTGGGCTCGTAGCTGGTTTCTCGCTCGGGCTAACAGGCGGCGGTGGCTCAGCGCTTGGCGTTCCACTATTGGTCTACATTGTCGGGTTGAGTCCACACCACGCTGTAGGGGCATCTCTTGTAGCGGTTGGCGTCATCTCTCTCATAAGCTCGGTACGATACATGCGTCAAGGCTACGTGGTCTACAGAATAGGGCTTGTCATGGCTGCCGCCTCGCTTGCTGGCGTCTACCTGGGCAGTTACCTCAATAGCTACGTTGAGGGCCCACTGCTCCTAGTGCTCTTTGCCCTCCTCATGATAGCTATAGCGGCCAGGATGCTGCTGAGAAGCAACGCAGAGATAAACAACGAAGCATACACGACAGCGCCTAGCCGGGCAAGCCGTATAGACTATGGACGTATACTCCTGCTAGGATTTATCACGGGTGTAGCCTCAGGATTCTTTGGCGCCGGCGGCGGGTTCTTGATAGTCCCGGCTCTCGTGTGCGGTGCAGGTCTAGAGATGCGTGAGGCCATAGGAACATCTCTGTTCATAATATTCGTCAACGGTGTCGCCGGGCTAGTAAGCTATTATGCACAGGGAAGGCCAATGGATCCATTTGTGACAGCTCTCTTTACTCTAGGCGGATCTATTGGCGGAATCTTCGGCTCTAGTTTAGCCGCAAAGGTTCCAGGCAAAACGTTAAGAATGGCGTTCTCTATACTGCTAATATTCGTAGCTGTATACATGATTGTTACAAATATTCACGCAGTACTATACCAGTAG